A single Thermosynechococcus vestitus BP-1 DNA region contains:
- a CDS encoding glycosyltransferase family 4 protein, whose translation MFLQSAPPFILDFDDAIFHNYDQSRSILVNKLLGRKIDSLMKCADLVMAGNPYIATRAIDAGAKKVVVVPTVVDLKRYDITVVHHDKAVVTIGWIGSPSTANYLHIVQEPLRELSTRYSIRCVAIGARREQLLGTPFEPRPWAEKTEASELAALDIGIMPLPDAPWERGKCGYKLIQYMACGLPVVASPVGVNCEIVEHGVNGFLASTDAEWRHAIETLINDADLRSRMGAAGRRKVEHEYSLQVWGDRVAELFLDVAKS comes from the coding sequence ATGTTTTTACAATCGGCTCCTCCTTTTATTTTAGATTTTGATGATGCGATTTTTCATAATTACGATCAATCTCGATCAATTCTGGTAAATAAATTGTTGGGAAGAAAGATAGACTCGCTGATGAAGTGTGCCGATCTGGTCATGGCTGGCAATCCGTACATTGCAACGCGCGCTATCGACGCTGGGGCAAAAAAAGTCGTCGTCGTGCCGACAGTAGTTGACCTTAAGCGGTATGACATAACTGTAGTTCATCATGACAAGGCTGTTGTGACAATTGGCTGGATAGGGTCCCCTTCTACGGCCAATTACTTGCACATAGTGCAGGAACCCTTGCGGGAACTAAGTACCCGCTATTCTATTCGCTGTGTGGCTATTGGGGCGCGTCGTGAACAACTCTTGGGTACGCCATTTGAACCTCGCCCTTGGGCTGAAAAAACAGAGGCCTCCGAACTGGCTGCGTTAGACATTGGCATCATGCCTTTACCTGACGCGCCATGGGAGCGCGGCAAATGCGGGTACAAGCTAATTCAGTACATGGCCTGCGGTTTGCCAGTGGTTGCTTCACCGGTTGGTGTGAACTGTGAGATTGTCGAGCACGGTGTCAACGGGTTTCTCGCCAGTACCGATGCGGAGTGGCGGCACGCGATTGAGACTTTGATTAACGATGCCGATCTACGCTCTCGCATGGGGGCAGCCGGGCGCCGCAAAGTAGAACATGAATACTCATTACAGGTGTGGGGAGACAGGGTGGCAGAATTGTTTCTTGATGTGGCCAAAAGTTGA
- a CDS encoding HNH endonuclease produces the protein MCPVCGEPITQDTPVETHHSLPRHKGGTDELDNLVLIHTHCHKQVHSRSCQHSRLLSQEAL, from the coding sequence ATCTGTCCAGTTTGTGGCGAGCCAATCACACAGGACACCCCTGTGGAAACTCATCACAGCCTACCCCGCCACAAGGGTGGGACAGATGAACTGGACAACCTCGTCTTAATCCACACACACTGCCACAAACAGGTGCATAGTCGCAGTTGTCAACACAGCCGGCTCCTGTCACAAGAGGCTTTGTAG
- a CDS encoding DUF2949 domain-containing protein, protein MLYSPQLFHYLEQELALPPQSIAMAVRQWQQQRASLPIILWQYGLMTLEQLDWIFEWLDQTRGDRLPQSSSKETLLPSCPSRNRTCEFPRIRLKPLQSLL, encoded by the coding sequence ATGCTCTACTCTCCTCAACTGTTCCACTATCTTGAACAGGAACTGGCATTGCCCCCGCAGAGCATTGCTATGGCTGTGCGCCAATGGCAGCAGCAACGGGCTTCGTTGCCAATTATTCTTTGGCAGTATGGTCTGATGACGTTGGAGCAGTTGGATTGGATTTTTGAGTGGCTGGATCAAACCCGGGGCGATCGCCTCCCTCAGTCGAGTAGCAAGGAGACATTACTGCCATCTTGTCCCTCTAGGAACCGGACGTGCGAGTTTCCCCGCATCCGGCTTAAGCCTCTACAAAGCCTCTTGTGA
- a CDS encoding TPM domain-containing protein, whose protein sequence is MLQQLQRWFCQIALGMVLVSLCWLGAIAPAHGFNNPELLPAEPTNVVDLAEILTPVQKKHLDSELAEFEAQTGWKLRVLTQYDRTPGLAVRDFWDLDDRSILLVADTRGGNLLNFNVGDTAYRVLQRTFWVELQTRFGNQYFVRDNGEDQAILQSLHAIETCLAQGGCRAVPGLPQEQWILTLATSIFGGIILGFVARPRRADEKVAWKWILLFSPLWGMLFFAFGLGPVVVRTQEWLPVLRNVAGFALGAIVAFLIPAPSGPPLVPEE, encoded by the coding sequence ATGCTTCAGCAACTTCAGCGCTGGTTTTGCCAAATTGCTTTAGGGATGGTGCTTGTCAGCCTCTGCTGGCTGGGGGCGATCGCCCCTGCCCATGGCTTCAACAATCCAGAGTTGTTACCCGCTGAGCCAACCAATGTCGTTGACTTAGCAGAAATTCTGACACCCGTTCAAAAAAAACACCTTGACAGCGAACTAGCAGAATTTGAAGCACAGACGGGCTGGAAATTGCGTGTCCTCACCCAGTACGATCGCACCCCCGGCTTGGCAGTGCGAGATTTTTGGGACTTAGATGATCGCAGTATTCTCCTAGTGGCCGACACGCGGGGCGGCAATCTCTTGAACTTTAATGTTGGTGACACCGCCTACCGCGTCCTCCAGCGCACCTTTTGGGTGGAATTGCAAACCCGCTTTGGCAACCAATACTTTGTCCGCGATAATGGCGAGGATCAGGCAATCCTACAATCTCTCCATGCCATTGAAACCTGCCTTGCCCAGGGCGGCTGCCGTGCTGTGCCGGGATTGCCCCAAGAGCAATGGATCCTTACCCTCGCCACCTCGATCTTTGGCGGTATCATTTTGGGATTTGTCGCTCGTCCCCGCCGTGCCGATGAAAAAGTAGCTTGGAAATGGATTCTTCTCTTTTCGCCGCTGTGGGGGATGCTGTTCTTTGCCTTTGGCCTTGGCCCTGTTGTGGTGCGCACCCAAGAATGGCTACCCGTTCTGCGCAATGTGGCCGGTTTTGCCCTAGGTGCCATTGTTGCCTTTTTGATTCCTGCACCCAGTGGCCCACCCCTCGTACCTGAGGAATAG
- a CDS encoding helicase HerA domain-containing protein, whose amino-acid sequence MNSHYSSRHIVGIVKGPGDSGSEYVFITADPQPVRIGEFVYYELSHSPSVTSKSPAGAVHQVLGKITGCRLIEHLPDRMFADYELNPGAVAALIGFTCEPAELYEMTVEVIGEFHRAFGFNNLRRLPLPGAKVYLAEDHLLQEVLNKKKPAMPGAAHIGWLLLREEGAVPIALDVKELVSTHVAILAGTGSGKSYTAGVLVEELLSPKNRAAVLILDPHGEYDTLTQMRGHPAFQGEDGYQPQVKIIRPENVKIRVSSLEFYDILTLLPPMSDRQQAILKKAYDEVRRRSRKHDGHWSTQELIAAVYEVDRVEDEEGNVKQGSSADALAWKLEKMQRSDYFHAYEHLPPKQLFTPGQVTILQMNEIPLEEQQVIATAILRQANHARMNTQKGQVYEGDEQYLPYPVFILIEEAHRFAPAHEPSQCKRVLRTILSEGRKFGLGVGLITQRPGKLDSDVLSQCMSQFILRIVNPVDQESLKHGVEAAGRDLLRELPALSKGQVIIAGPCVNTPVLCRVRQRLTTHGGDTLDAPALWQEYFAEDKQLDRQVATADPAPRPKPQTVGRRSLE is encoded by the coding sequence ATGAACAGTCATTATTCCTCGCGTCATATTGTTGGCATTGTCAAAGGCCCTGGCGACAGCGGTAGTGAATACGTCTTTATTACTGCTGATCCCCAGCCTGTGCGAATCGGTGAATTTGTCTATTACGAGTTGAGCCATTCCCCCAGTGTGACCTCGAAGTCCCCTGCTGGTGCTGTTCACCAAGTCCTGGGTAAAATTACTGGCTGCCGTCTGATTGAGCATCTGCCGGATCGCATGTTTGCCGATTACGAACTGAATCCCGGTGCTGTGGCTGCTCTAATTGGTTTTACCTGTGAACCGGCGGAACTCTATGAGATGACCGTAGAAGTGATCGGCGAATTTCATAGGGCCTTTGGCTTTAATAATTTGCGGCGGCTGCCCCTACCCGGTGCCAAGGTCTATTTAGCGGAAGATCACCTGCTACAGGAGGTCCTCAACAAGAAAAAGCCAGCGATGCCGGGGGCTGCTCATATCGGGTGGCTATTGTTGCGCGAGGAGGGCGCTGTTCCCATTGCCCTTGATGTCAAAGAACTGGTGAGTACCCATGTGGCCATCCTTGCAGGGACAGGGTCAGGAAAATCCTATACCGCAGGTGTGTTGGTGGAGGAATTGCTGTCCCCCAAAAATCGGGCAGCGGTGCTGATCCTTGACCCCCATGGGGAATACGACACCTTGACCCAAATGAGGGGACACCCCGCTTTTCAAGGGGAAGATGGCTATCAACCCCAGGTGAAGATCATTAGACCAGAAAACGTTAAAATTCGGGTCTCCTCCCTTGAGTTTTACGATATTCTCACCCTGCTTCCCCCAATGAGCGATCGCCAGCAGGCCATTCTCAAAAAAGCCTATGATGAAGTACGCCGCCGCTCTCGCAAGCACGATGGCCATTGGAGTACCCAAGAGTTGATTGCAGCGGTCTATGAGGTGGATCGCGTTGAAGATGAAGAGGGCAATGTCAAGCAGGGGTCCTCTGCCGATGCTTTGGCTTGGAAGCTGGAAAAAATGCAGCGCTCCGACTATTTCCATGCCTATGAGCACCTACCGCCGAAGCAGTTATTCACCCCCGGCCAAGTGACCATTCTGCAAATGAATGAGATTCCCCTTGAGGAGCAGCAGGTCATTGCCACCGCAATTTTGCGCCAGGCTAACCATGCCCGCATGAATACCCAAAAAGGCCAGGTCTATGAAGGCGATGAGCAATACCTACCTTACCCAGTTTTTATTTTGATTGAGGAGGCCCATCGCTTTGCCCCTGCCCATGAACCCTCGCAATGTAAGCGGGTGCTGCGCACGATTCTCAGTGAAGGCCGTAAATTTGGCCTAGGGGTGGGACTGATTACTCAGCGTCCGGGCAAACTGGATAGCGATGTTCTCTCCCAGTGTATGAGCCAGTTTATTCTGCGGATTGTCAACCCCGTAGATCAAGAGAGCCTGAAGCATGGCGTCGAAGCGGCTGGTCGAGATTTGCTCAGAGAACTGCCCGCCCTCAGTAAGGGGCAAGTGATTATTGCTGGGCCCTGTGTGAATACCCCCGTCCTCTGCCGGGTGCGGCAACGCTTGACGACTCACGGGGGTGACACGCTGGATGCCCCTGCCCTGTGGCAAGAGTATTTTGCTGAAGACAAACAGTTGGATCGTCAGGTGGCGACGGCAGACCCAGCACCCCGTCCTAAACCGCAAACCGTTGGCCGGAGGTCGCTCGAATAG
- a CDS encoding N-acetylmuramoyl-L-alanine amidase codes for MEQLWHSWQFRAVVSCLWAPTAAWVIAQPATARDLQLWRLNPATNQLEIRTERPVQPRAELVYNPTRLVIDLPGVVLGSPQMSQNYSGAIRQVRVAQFDPQTTRIVVEYAAGFTIDPQQVRFRGVTANNWLVQLPPPQQQTVSLPTLAPASSSSTPAITPTEPLQIRSWRADGTGFLVFADRPLSEESYTIRRPRRDRIEILLSNSELIRNFSPRRLELRRFGRDPIRAEIRAQSNRQVQITLDIDAQDADWQVIPRNDGFVIVPSTTGMTPPPPPRPSVIPAARAQTPITTIQRVDLGGRELLIQGDRTVFYSVGWEGNRYRIRLRQAQLDSNLRKPRVVTGSPLSNIEFRQEDHQTVSILLTPAPNFRILGPRPLSGESFVVQIQGVNDSPPSVPTPIDIPPTATTQPPPQAVPRGRFVVVVDPGHGASDPGAIGIGGIREKDIVLDISLQVSQFLQQQGVQVIMTRTTDIDLDLAPRVAIAERARANAFVSIHANAISLARPDVNGLETYFAPGRSSRLATAIHKSILSSLNIRDRGVRSARFYVIRNTSMDSALVETGFVTGAEDAANFQNPAWRTQMARAIAQGILNFLNGK; via the coding sequence ATGGAGCAACTGTGGCATTCTTGGCAATTTCGCGCTGTGGTGAGTTGTCTATGGGCACCTACCGCCGCGTGGGTTATCGCTCAGCCGGCTACAGCCAGGGATCTGCAATTGTGGCGCCTCAACCCTGCCACGAATCAACTGGAAATTCGCACCGAACGCCCTGTTCAGCCCCGTGCTGAGTTGGTCTATAACCCGACCCGTCTTGTCATTGATTTGCCTGGTGTCGTTCTCGGCAGCCCCCAAATGAGTCAAAACTACAGTGGTGCCATTCGCCAAGTGCGGGTTGCCCAGTTTGACCCCCAAACCACGCGGATTGTGGTTGAATATGCGGCGGGTTTTACAATTGACCCGCAGCAGGTGCGCTTTCGAGGAGTCACAGCCAATAACTGGTTGGTGCAACTGCCCCCACCCCAGCAGCAAACCGTTTCGCTACCAACGCTGGCCCCAGCGTCTTCCTCTTCCACCCCTGCGATAACGCCCACAGAGCCCCTGCAAATTCGCAGTTGGCGGGCCGATGGGACGGGTTTTCTCGTGTTTGCCGATCGCCCCTTGTCCGAAGAAAGTTACACCATTCGCCGTCCCCGGCGCGATCGCATTGAAATCCTTCTTAGCAATAGTGAACTCATTCGCAACTTTAGTCCTCGGCGCTTGGAACTGCGCCGCTTTGGTCGGGATCCCATCCGTGCCGAAATCCGTGCCCAGAGCAACCGCCAAGTCCAAATCACCCTCGATATTGATGCCCAAGATGCCGATTGGCAAGTGATTCCCCGTAATGATGGCTTCGTGATTGTGCCCTCAACCACGGGAATGACACCGCCGCCCCCCCCACGACCTAGTGTGATTCCTGCGGCCCGTGCCCAAACCCCGATCACAACCATCCAACGCGTTGACTTGGGGGGACGAGAGTTGCTGATTCAGGGGGATCGTACCGTTTTCTATAGCGTGGGCTGGGAAGGCAATCGCTATCGCATTCGCCTACGGCAAGCACAGTTGGACAGTAACCTGCGCAAACCTCGCGTTGTCACCGGTAGCCCCCTGAGCAATATTGAGTTTCGCCAAGAGGATCATCAAACGGTTTCTATTCTCCTGACCCCAGCGCCCAACTTTCGCATCCTTGGACCTCGTCCTCTCTCTGGGGAATCCTTTGTGGTGCAAATTCAAGGGGTGAATGACTCGCCCCCGAGTGTCCCAACACCCATCGATATCCCTCCCACAGCCACAACCCAGCCCCCCCCTCAGGCCGTACCCCGGGGTCGTTTTGTGGTGGTTGTTGATCCTGGACATGGCGCAAGCGATCCCGGTGCCATTGGTATTGGTGGCATTCGTGAGAAGGATATTGTTCTTGATATCAGCCTGCAAGTTTCGCAATTTTTGCAACAACAAGGTGTGCAGGTGATAATGACCCGCACTACCGATATTGATTTAGACTTAGCTCCTCGGGTAGCCATTGCCGAACGGGCACGGGCAAATGCCTTTGTAAGTATTCACGCCAATGCCATTAGTCTGGCTCGCCCCGATGTCAATGGATTGGAAACCTACTTTGCCCCCGGACGCTCCAGCCGCCTCGCAACTGCCATTCACAAGAGTATTCTCAGCTCCTTGAACATTCGCGATCGCGGGGTACGATCAGCCCGATTCTACGTCATCCGCAATACCTCAATGGACTCTGCCCTTGTCGAGACAGGATTTGTCACGGGTGCGGAGGATGCTGCCAATTTCCAGAATCCGGCATGGCGAACCCAAATGGCACGGGCGATCGCCCAAGGGATTTTGAATTTTTTGAATGGGAAATAA